A single region of the Variovorax terrae genome encodes:
- a CDS encoding DUF1415 domain-containing protein — translation MPVSTFQVEQDMRAWLERAVIGLSLCPFAKGVHAKGQIHYAVSAATQPQQLLDDLVAELKGLAALVPSVRDTTLLMAPDCLRDFLDFNDFLDEADAALVALDLDGVIQIASFHPGYQFAETAPDDITNYTNRAPYPTLHLLREESIDRAVEAFPEAEAIFEENMQTMEQLGHAGWAALKVGPGQGGGAA, via the coding sequence ATGCCCGTTTCCACCTTCCAGGTCGAGCAGGACATGCGTGCCTGGCTCGAGCGCGCCGTGATCGGGCTGAGCCTGTGCCCCTTCGCCAAGGGCGTGCACGCCAAGGGCCAGATCCACTACGCGGTGAGCGCGGCCACGCAGCCGCAGCAACTGCTCGACGACCTGGTGGCGGAGCTGAAGGGACTGGCCGCCCTGGTGCCGTCCGTGCGGGATACGACGTTGTTGATGGCGCCCGATTGCCTGCGCGATTTCCTGGATTTCAATGACTTCCTCGACGAGGCCGACGCTGCGCTGGTGGCGCTGGACCTGGATGGCGTGATCCAGATCGCGAGCTTTCATCCCGGATACCAGTTCGCGGAGACCGCGCCCGACGACATCACCAACTACACCAACCGCGCACCCTATCCCACGCTGCACCTGCTGCGCGAGGAGAGCATCGATCGCGCCGTCGAGGCTTTTCCCGAAGCCGAGGCCATTTTTGAAGAGAACATGCAGACGATGGAGCAACTGGGGCACGCCGGCTGGGCCGCGCTGAAGGTCGGTCCAGGGCAGGGCGGGGGCGCGGCATGA
- a CDS encoding class I SAM-dependent methyltransferase — MSKSRNATPVGAAAAPSASLAPEIRPGQSVELLKELHILTREGRLNQDSRRKLKQVYHLFQFIEKLLQELPQQQGITLADHGAGKSYLGFIIYDLYFKALEQGRIYGIETRPELVQKSRELAARLGFGRMSFLNLSVAESAQSAELPERIDVVTALHACDTATDDAIAFGLQKQARFMVLVPCCQAEVAACLRENKALALARTPLAELWRHPLHTRELGSQITNVLRCLYLEASGYQVTVTELVGWEHSLKNELIIARHIGQKKRSAAERLRGILVEFGLESLIGVRFKLS; from the coding sequence ATGAGCAAGTCTCGGAACGCCACTCCGGTGGGCGCTGCCGCGGCTCCGTCTGCGAGCCTGGCGCCCGAGATCCGGCCCGGCCAGTCGGTCGAGCTGCTCAAGGAGCTGCACATCCTCACGCGCGAGGGCCGGCTCAACCAGGACTCGCGGCGCAAGCTCAAGCAGGTCTATCACCTGTTCCAGTTCATCGAGAAGCTGCTGCAGGAGCTGCCACAGCAGCAAGGCATCACCCTGGCGGACCACGGCGCGGGCAAGTCCTACCTGGGCTTCATCATCTACGACCTGTACTTCAAGGCGCTCGAGCAAGGCCGCATCTACGGCATCGAGACTAGGCCCGAGCTGGTGCAGAAATCGCGCGAACTCGCCGCCAGGCTTGGCTTCGGCCGGATGTCGTTCCTCAACCTCAGCGTGGCCGAGTCGGCGCAGTCGGCCGAGCTGCCCGAGCGCATCGATGTGGTGACTGCGCTGCACGCCTGTGACACGGCCACCGACGACGCCATCGCCTTCGGCCTGCAGAAGCAGGCCAGGTTCATGGTACTGGTGCCTTGCTGCCAGGCCGAGGTGGCGGCCTGCCTGCGCGAGAACAAGGCCCTGGCGCTGGCCCGCACGCCGTTGGCCGAGCTCTGGCGCCATCCGCTGCACACGCGCGAGCTGGGCAGCCAGATCACCAACGTGCTGCGCTGCCTGTACCTGGAGGCCAGCGGCTACCAGGTCACGGTGACCGAACTGGTGGGCTGGGAGCACAGCCTCAAGAACGAACTCATCATCGCCCGCCACATCGGCCAGAAGAAGCGCAGCGCCGCCGAGCGCCTGCGCGGCATCCTGGTGGAATTCGGCCTGGAATCATTAATCGGGGTCAGATTCAAACTATCATGA
- a CDS encoding CynX/NimT family MFS transporter, whose amino-acid sequence MKRIDPATIVILAGVSAALHVGKLPPALPVLREALGVTLVQAGFLLSLVQFGGMTLGLVVGLAADGLGLKRSMITGLLLLFVASALGGGAQDATSLLVLRGLEGFGFLLATMPAPSLIRQLVPPQRMSGALGWWGAYMPLGSATALLCGPLVIAAAGWPAWWWLLAVLSLLMALWLWRAVPSDRRVPPPATVTMAAAGDGWPVRLRQTLWAPGPWLVALSFAVYSGQWLAVIGFLPSIYAQAGVAGSLSGVLTALAALVNMGGNIASGRLLQRGVPPQALLYTGFAAMGLGALVAFASVDGHGAPAVLRYVAVLLFSMVGGMIPGTLFSLAVRLAPSERTVSTTVGWMQQWSSIGQFIGPPLVGWVASQVGDWHWTWLVTGACALIGIVLARQVGALLRRG is encoded by the coding sequence ATGAAACGCATCGATCCGGCCACCATCGTCATTCTCGCGGGCGTGAGCGCCGCCCTGCACGTGGGCAAGCTGCCGCCGGCGCTGCCCGTGCTGCGCGAGGCGCTGGGCGTCACCCTGGTCCAGGCGGGTTTCCTGCTGTCGCTGGTGCAGTTCGGCGGCATGACGCTGGGGCTGGTCGTCGGGCTCGCCGCCGACGGCCTGGGCCTCAAGCGCAGCATGATCACCGGCCTGTTGCTGCTGTTCGTGGCCAGCGCGCTGGGCGGCGGCGCGCAGGATGCCACCAGCCTGCTGGTGCTGCGCGGGCTCGAGGGCTTCGGCTTCCTGCTCGCCACCATGCCGGCGCCGAGCCTGATCCGGCAACTGGTGCCGCCGCAGCGCATGAGCGGCGCGCTGGGCTGGTGGGGTGCCTACATGCCGCTGGGCTCCGCCACGGCGCTGCTGTGCGGGCCGCTGGTGATCGCGGCCGCCGGCTGGCCGGCCTGGTGGTGGCTGCTGGCGGTGCTGTCGCTGCTGATGGCGCTGTGGCTGTGGCGCGCCGTGCCGAGCGACCGGCGTGTGCCGCCGCCTGCAACCGTGACCATGGCTGCGGCCGGCGATGGCTGGCCGGTGCGCCTGCGCCAGACCTTGTGGGCGCCCGGCCCCTGGCTGGTGGCGCTGAGCTTCGCGGTGTACTCGGGCCAGTGGCTCGCGGTGATCGGCTTTCTGCCCTCCATCTACGCCCAGGCCGGCGTGGCGGGCAGCCTCAGCGGTGTGCTCACGGCGCTGGCCGCCCTCGTCAACATGGGCGGCAACATTGCCTCGGGTCGGCTGCTGCAGCGCGGGGTGCCGCCGCAGGCCTTGCTCTACACCGGCTTCGCCGCCATGGGCCTGGGCGCGCTGGTGGCTTTTGCCAGCGTGGATGGCCATGGGGCGCCGGCTGTGCTGCGCTATGTGGCTGTGCTGCTGTTCTCGATGGTGGGCGGCATGATCCCGGGCACGCTGTTCTCGCTGGCGGTGCGGCTCGCGCCCAGCGAGCGCACCGTGTCCACGACCGTGGGCTGGATGCAGCAGTGGTCGTCCATCGGCCAGTTCATCGGGCCGCCGCTGGTGGGCTGGGTGGCCAGCCAGGTGGGCGACTGGCACTGGACCTGGCTCGTGACCGGCGCCTGCGCGCTGATCGGCATCGTGCTGGCGCGCCAGGTCGGCGCACTGCTGCGGCGGGGCTGA
- a CDS encoding transposase, producing MARLPRLTVPGYPHHVIQRGNNRQAIFTSAQDRERLLALLAENAVKFGVAVHAYVLMDNHFHLLATPGTAEGLPQMMQALGRRYVRYFNDSQGRSGTLWEGRYRSTLIQTERYLLACMAYIDLNPVRAGLVAEPRDYAWSSHGHYVGLRTDRLITPHPLYWALGNTPFAREAAYADLVQAGLARDQQEALTRSVLGGWALGETAFVADLQKRTDRRVSKGMAGRPVLKKKQE from the coding sequence ATGGCTCGTCTTCCCCGTCTCACCGTTCCCGGCTACCCCCACCACGTCATCCAGCGGGGCAACAACCGGCAGGCGATTTTTACCTCGGCGCAAGATCGGGAGAGGCTGCTGGCGCTGCTGGCTGAAAACGCCGTGAAGTTTGGCGTGGCCGTGCATGCCTATGTGCTGATGGACAACCATTTTCATCTGCTGGCCACGCCCGGAACGGCCGAAGGGCTGCCGCAGATGATGCAGGCGCTAGGGCGGCGCTATGTGCGCTATTTCAACGATAGCCAAGGCCGCAGTGGCACCTTGTGGGAAGGGCGGTACCGGTCCACGCTGATCCAGACCGAGCGCTACCTGCTGGCCTGCATGGCCTACATCGACCTCAACCCGGTGCGCGCGGGCCTCGTGGCCGAGCCGCGCGACTACGCCTGGTCCAGCCACGGCCACTACGTCGGCCTGCGCACCGACCGGCTGATCACGCCGCACCCCCTGTACTGGGCGCTGGGCAATACGCCGTTCGCGCGTGAAGCTGCTTATGCCGATTTGGTGCAGGCCGGCCTCGCCCGCGACCAGCAGGAGGCGTTGACACGCTCGGTGCTCGGCGGCTGGGCCCTTGGCGAGACGGCTTTTGTGGCCGATCTGCAGAAACGGACGGACCGGCGCGTCAGCAAGGGCATGGCAGGACGTCCAGTTTTGAAGAAAAAGCAGGAATAG